A region from the Catellatospora sp. TT07R-123 genome encodes:
- a CDS encoding GAF domain-containing protein, giving the protein MAHTEGSSIEWAIELLDKAKSVEDVQTALRCSVRAAVGAQGATVVQLQNGQCYYADEDAMSPLWKGQRFPATACISGWAMLHDETVAIADIRTDSRVPQAAYRPTFVRSLLMVPVRVTGSPVGAIGAYWADVHQASADQVATLERLAAAAGRALARIGPQAEPAREPTRLAAV; this is encoded by the coding sequence ATGGCCCACACTGAGGGCAGCTCGATCGAATGGGCGATCGAGCTGCTTGACAAGGCGAAATCCGTCGAGGACGTCCAGACCGCCCTGCGGTGCAGCGTACGAGCCGCCGTGGGGGCGCAGGGCGCCACCGTCGTGCAGTTGCAAAACGGCCAGTGCTACTACGCCGACGAGGACGCGATGAGCCCGCTGTGGAAAGGCCAGCGGTTCCCCGCCACGGCGTGCATCAGCGGCTGGGCGATGCTCCACGACGAGACCGTCGCCATCGCCGATATCCGCACCGACAGCCGCGTCCCGCAGGCGGCCTACCGCCCGACGTTCGTCCGCAGCCTGCTCATGGTGCCCGTCCGCGTCACCGGATCACCGGTCGGCGCCATCGGCGCATACTGGGCCGACGTCCACCAGGCATCGGCCGACCAGGTGGCCACCCTGGAGCGGCTCGCCGCCGCGGCCGGACGCGCCCTGGCCAGGATCGGTCCGCAGGCCGAGCCCGCACGGGAGCCGACCCGACTGGCCGCTGTCTAG
- a CDS encoding serine hydrolase → MLAASAGSCGQVESWQQLRTAPSPTAPAYAADLQTRIQSIMDAMSVPGAVVMITSPGKGDWTQTFGRQAVVGNAPVTADDHFRIGSNTKTMTGTVLLQLAQEGKIGLDDPVSKYRPDVPDGDNITITQLLDMRSGLYNYSEDEQFNARLDNDPGYVWKPDELLAIAFAKPPYFAPGAEFHYSNTNLILVGLIIEQLTGSTLRNEFQQRIFGPLGLGQTQLPENTDTGIPAPHPQGYMFGTNVSTLSNPALSPADQAAAAKGGLLPRDVTDSSPSWAWAAGGAISTAADLTRYVTALVDGGLLDPAMQKTRMDSIKPIPTPDNADVGYGLALVKFGPLYGHDGQIPGFNSFMAHDPATKNTIIVLTSLFAGPDGKQPANVIAMAIMQALYGHTLTPSPAPSPSR, encoded by the coding sequence ATGCTCGCGGCTTCAGCGGGCTCGTGCGGCCAGGTGGAGTCCTGGCAGCAGCTGCGGACGGCACCGTCACCGACTGCCCCCGCGTACGCCGCCGACCTCCAGACCAGGATCCAGTCGATCATGGATGCCATGAGCGTCCCGGGCGCGGTCGTGATGATCACGTCACCGGGCAAGGGCGACTGGACCCAGACCTTCGGCCGCCAGGCCGTCGTCGGGAACGCGCCTGTGACCGCCGACGACCACTTCCGCATCGGCTCGAACACCAAGACCATGACCGGCACGGTGCTGCTGCAACTGGCGCAGGAGGGCAAGATCGGCCTGGACGATCCGGTGTCGAAGTACCGGCCGGACGTGCCCGACGGCGACAACATCACGATCACCCAGCTGCTGGACATGCGCAGCGGGCTCTACAACTACTCCGAGGACGAGCAGTTCAACGCCCGGCTCGACAACGACCCCGGCTACGTCTGGAAGCCCGACGAACTGCTCGCGATCGCGTTCGCCAAGCCGCCGTACTTCGCGCCGGGGGCGGAGTTCCACTACTCCAACACCAACCTGATCCTGGTGGGGCTCATCATCGAGCAGCTCACCGGCAGCACGCTGCGCAACGAGTTCCAGCAGCGGATCTTCGGGCCGCTCGGGCTGGGGCAGACGCAACTGCCCGAGAACACCGACACCGGGATTCCCGCACCGCATCCGCAGGGGTACATGTTCGGCACGAACGTGAGCACGCTGTCGAACCCGGCGCTGTCGCCCGCCGACCAGGCGGCCGCCGCCAAGGGCGGGCTGCTGCCCCGGGACGTCACCGACAGCAGCCCGTCGTGGGCGTGGGCGGCCGGTGGCGCGATCTCCACCGCCGCCGACCTCACCCGCTACGTCACGGCGCTGGTGGACGGCGGGCTGCTCGACCCGGCGATGCAGAAGACGAGGATGGACAGCATCAAGCCGATCCCGACCCCGGACAATGCCGACGTCGGGTACGGGCTGGCGCTGGTGAAGTTCGGGCCGCTGTACGGCCACGACGGGCAGATCCCGGGGTTCAACTCGTTCATGGCGCACGACCCGGCCACCAAGAACACGATCATCGTGCTGACCTCGCTGTTCGCCGGGCCGGACGGCAAGCAGCCGGCCAACGTGATCGCCATGGCGATCATGCAGGCGCTGTACGGCCACACCCTGACGCCGTCCCCGGCGCCGTCGCCTTCCCGCTGA